The Leifsonia xyli genomic sequence GCAGGACCCGGCCGACCCGTCCACGTGGATCATCGACTTCGACTCGGTCGGCCAGGTGTCGCTCGGAACGCCGTTCTCGGCGCAAGGCGACGCGCTTCCCGGGTTCGAGGACGTCACCGACTCGATCTGCCTCGAGGGGCAACGGGACTACCTCGCGCCTAGCCGGCTCCGATTAGTCCTGGTCGGTGCCGCCGACGGTTCGGGCCGCACGGCGGCGATCGAGTTCGGCAACTACGGCGATGGGACGGACAACCGCGCCACCAGTCCGAAGACGGCGGCCGGTATCGGGGTCAGCTCCACACGGGAGGAGTTGCTCGCGGCGTACCCGGGCATCCCGGAGACCGGACACTACAGCGACAGCGTCACGTACTACGGCCTGACCGACGGACAGGGCGGTTGGATAGCCTTCGCCGTCATGCACGATGTGGTCTTCGAGATACAGGTCGGGAACGACGCTGTGAAGCCGGGCGGCCAGGGGAGCGTGCGAGCCATCCCCTCCGAACGCTGCCCGGCCTGACCCCTCTCCCGGCCCGGTAGACTGGACCTCATCCCCGCCAGCCCCGCCCAGCCTGGAGTGCCCGCGTGACCGACACCGCCACCGCCCACGTCGTCGACACCGTCGCCAACGCCATCGAGACCCCGGAGCGGGAGCAGCCCTTCGCGGCGCTCGGGCTCAAAGAGGACGAGTACGCGCGGATCCGCGAAATCCTCGGCCGCCGCCCGACCAGCGGCGAGCTGGCGATGTACTCGGTGATGTGGTCGGAGCACTGCTCCTACAAGTCGTCGAAGATCTACCTGCGCCAGTTCGGCCAGAAGGTCAGCCCGGCGATGAAGAAGAACCTCATGGTCGGCATGGGCGAGAACGCGGGCGTCGTCGACGTCGGCGAGGGCTGGGCCGTCACCTTCAAGGTGGAGTCGCACAACCACCCGTCCTACATCGAGCCGTTCCAGGGTGCCGCGACCGGCGTCGGCGGCATCGTCCGCGACATCATCTCGATGGGCGCGCGTCCCGTCGCCGTCATGGATCAGCTGCGCTTCGGCGCCATCGACAATCCGGACACCGCCCGCGTCGTACACGGCGTCGTCTCCGGCATCTCCTTCTACGGCAACTGCCTGGGCCTGCCGAACATCGGCGGCGAGACCTACTTCGACCCGGTGTACCAGGGCAATCCGCTGGTCAACGCGCTGTCCGTCGGCGTGCTCCGCCACGAAGACCTCCACCTCGCCAACGCGTCCGGCGAAGGCAACAAAGTGGTCCTGTTCGGCGCCCGTACCGGCGGCGACGGGATCGGCGGTGCGAGCATCCTCGCATCAGACACGTTCTCCGCGGGCGGCCCGACCAAGCGTCCGGCCGTCCAGGTGGGCGACCCGTTCGCCGAGAAGGTGCTCATCGAGTGCTGCCTGGAGCTGTTCCGCGACAAGCTGGTCGAGGGCATCCAGGACCTCGGCGCGGCCGGCATCTCCTGCGCGACCAGCGAGCTGGCGTCGAACGGCGACGGCGGGATGTTCATCGAGCTCGACAAGGTGCTCCTGCGCGATCCCACGCTCACGGCCGAGGAGATCCTCATGTCGGAGAGCCAGGAGCGCATGATGGCGGTCGTCAAGCCGGAGCTCCTGGACGCGTTCCTCGCCGTCACCGCGAAGTGGGACGTCGAGACCAGCGTGCTCGGCGAGGTCACCGAGACCGGCCGCCTCGTCATCAACTGGAAGGGCGAGGAGATCGTCAACGTCGACCCGCGCACGGTCGCGGTCGACGGTCCGGTGTACGAGCGTCCCGTCGCCTACCCGACGTGGATCGACGCCCTGCAGGACGACTCGGCCTCCGTGCTCGCCCGGCCGACGACCGGCGACGAGCTGCGCGAGCAGACGCTCGCCCTGCTCGGCAGCGCCAACCTGGCAGACAAGGGCTGGATCACCGACCAGTACGACTACTTCGTGGGCGGCAACACGGCTCTCGCCTTCCCGGACGACGCGGGCATGATCCGCGTCGACGAGGAGTCCGGCCTGGGCTTCGCCATCGCGACCGACGCCAACGGCCGCTACTGCCAGCTCGACCCCAAGCAGGGCGCCAAGCTCGCCCTCGCCGAGGCGTACCGCAACGTCGCCGCGTCCGGCGCCGTCCCGGTCGCGGTCACCGACTGCCTCAACTTCGGCAGCCCGGAGAACCCCGAGGTCATGTGGCAGTTCTCTCAGGCCGTCGAGGGCCTGTCGGACGCCTGCCTCGAGCTCGAGATCCCGGTCACCGGCGGCAACGTGTCGTTCTACAACCAGACGGGCGACACCCCGATCTTCCCGACCCCCGTCGTCGGCGTCCTCGGCGTGATCGACGATGTCGCACGCCGCATCCCGAGCGGGTGGCAGGACGAGGGCGAGAACATCTACCTGCTCGGCACCACCCGCGAGGAGCTGGACGGCTCCGCCTGGGCGGGCACCATCCACGGCCACCTCGGCGGACGCCCGCCGGCGGTCGACCTGGACGCGGAGCGCGCGCTCGCCGAGGCCCTGCACGCCGCGGCACAGGAGGGCCTCGTCTCGTCCGCGCACGATCTCGCCGACGGCGGCCTCGCGCAGGCGCTGGCCGAGTCGGTCATGCGGTTCGGTGTCGGCGCTCGCGTCTGGCTCACCGAGATCCAGGAGCGCGACGGCGTGGATGCGGCGACCGCCCTGTTCTCGGAGTCGACCGCCCGCGTCATCGTGACGGTCCCGCGTGAGGACGACGTGAAGTTCCGCGGCCTCTGCGAGGGTCGCGGTATCCCGGCCCTGCGGATCGGCGTCACCGACGCCGAGGTGGGCGCGCAGCCGGTCCTCGAGGTGCAGGACCAGTTCACGATCGGCCTGGAGGAGCTCCACGGCGTGCACCGCTCCACGCTCCCCGAGCACTTCGGCCCGACCGTCGCCTGACCCGCGCCGCCAGCCGCCGAGCACAGGAAAGACGCTCCGAATCCCTG encodes the following:
- a CDS encoding phosphoribosylformylglycinamidine synthase II, which encodes MTDTATAHVVDTVANAIETPEREQPFAALGLKEDEYARIREILGRRPTSGELAMYSVMWSEHCSYKSSKIYLRQFGQKVSPAMKKNLMVGMGENAGVVDVGEGWAVTFKVESHNHPSYIEPFQGAATGVGGIVRDIISMGARPVAVMDQLRFGAIDNPDTARVVHGVVSGISFYGNCLGLPNIGGETYFDPVYQGNPLVNALSVGVLRHEDLHLANASGEGNKVVLFGARTGGDGIGGASILASDTFSAGGPTKRPAVQVGDPFAEKVLIECCLELFRDKLVEGIQDLGAAGISCATSELASNGDGGMFIELDKVLLRDPTLTAEEILMSESQERMMAVVKPELLDAFLAVTAKWDVETSVLGEVTETGRLVINWKGEEIVNVDPRTVAVDGPVYERPVAYPTWIDALQDDSASVLARPTTGDELREQTLALLGSANLADKGWITDQYDYFVGGNTALAFPDDAGMIRVDEESGLGFAIATDANGRYCQLDPKQGAKLALAEAYRNVAASGAVPVAVTDCLNFGSPENPEVMWQFSQAVEGLSDACLELEIPVTGGNVSFYNQTGDTPIFPTPVVGVLGVIDDVARRIPSGWQDEGENIYLLGTTREELDGSAWAGTIHGHLGGRPPAVDLDAERALAEALHAAAQEGLVSSAHDLADGGLAQALAESVMRFGVGARVWLTEIQERDGVDAATALFSESTARVIVTVPREDDVKFRGLCEGRGIPALRIGVTDAEVGAQPVLEVQDQFTIGLEELHGVHRSTLPEHFGPTVA